In the genome of Rhizobium rhizogenes, one region contains:
- a CDS encoding ABC transporter permease, producing the protein MKRGKFDITVLTLGFAFLYIPIIILIVYSFNASKLVTVWGGFSLQWYRSMWSNQGLMDAAWVTLRVGILSATIGTILGTLAALSLTRFARFPGRVLFSGMIYAPLVMPEVITGLSLLLLFVAVGVDRGFWTVVIAHTTFTMCYVAIVVQSRLLTFDRSLEEAALDLGCPPVKTFFRITLPLIFPAVIAGWMLAFTLSLDDLVIASFATGPGATTLPIKIYSQVRLGVTPEINAICTILIGLVTIGVIVASIASKRTELQRMRDEHAAARN; encoded by the coding sequence ATGAAGCGCGGAAAATTCGACATCACCGTCCTCACCCTCGGTTTTGCCTTTCTTTACATCCCGATCATCATCCTGATCGTTTATTCCTTCAACGCCTCGAAGCTCGTCACCGTCTGGGGCGGCTTCTCGCTGCAATGGTACCGCTCCATGTGGTCGAACCAGGGGCTGATGGATGCCGCCTGGGTGACGCTGCGCGTCGGTATCTTAAGCGCCACCATCGGCACCATCCTCGGAACGCTGGCGGCGCTGTCGCTCACCCGCTTCGCACGGTTTCCGGGCCGGGTGCTGTTTTCCGGCATGATCTACGCGCCGCTCGTCATGCCGGAGGTCATCACCGGCCTGTCGCTGCTGCTTTTGTTCGTGGCGGTCGGGGTGGATCGCGGTTTCTGGACGGTGGTCATCGCTCACACCACCTTCACCATGTGCTACGTGGCGATCGTCGTGCAGTCGCGTCTTTTGACTTTTGATCGCAGTCTTGAGGAGGCGGCGCTCGATCTCGGCTGCCCGCCGGTCAAGACCTTCTTCCGCATCACCCTGCCTTTGATCTTCCCGGCCGTCATTGCCGGCTGGATGCTGGCCTTCACGCTGTCGCTCGATGATCTGGTGATCGCCAGCTTCGCCACCGGCCCCGGCGCAACCACGCTGCCGATCAAGATCTATTCGCAGGTTCGTCTCGGCGTGACGCCGGAAATCAACGCCATCTGCACGATCCTGATCGGGCTTGTGACCATCGGTGTGATCGTCGCCTCCATCGCCTCCAAGCGTACCGAGTTGCAGCGGATGCGCGACGAACACGCAGCTGCCCGAAACTGA
- a CDS encoding ABC transporter permease subunit, with translation MAITTPENRQSPWRWLVVAVPYFWLLLFFAAPFFIIFKISLSDTAISMPPYTPVFEGFSKLGEFFSQLDFENYLFLTEDPLYIDAYLSSLRIAFISTFLLLLIGYPMALAMARAPSSVRPTLVMLVILPFWTSFLIRVYAWIGILKPEGLLTVLFQSIGLLGPDQQVNIFRTETAIFIGIVYSYLPFMVLPLYSALEKLDNTLLEAAADLGCPPWKAFWKITFPLSLPGVVAGSMICFIPITGEFVIPDLLGGAQTLMIGKTLWTEFFGNRDWPLASAVAVLLLLLLVVPIAIFQNQQKKVG, from the coding sequence ATGGCGATCACCACTCCCGAGAACCGGCAAAGCCCCTGGCGCTGGCTGGTCGTCGCGGTTCCCTATTTCTGGCTGCTGCTGTTTTTCGCAGCGCCGTTTTTCATCATCTTCAAAATCTCGCTGTCGGATACGGCGATCTCCATGCCGCCCTATACGCCGGTGTTCGAAGGGTTTTCGAAGCTCGGCGAATTCTTTTCGCAGCTGGATTTCGAAAACTACCTGTTCCTGACGGAAGACCCGCTCTACATCGACGCCTATCTGTCGTCGTTGCGCATCGCCTTCATCTCCACCTTCCTGCTTCTTTTGATCGGTTACCCCATGGCATTGGCCATGGCACGCGCGCCGTCTTCCGTGCGCCCGACACTGGTGATGCTGGTGATCCTGCCGTTCTGGACCTCGTTCCTGATCCGCGTTTACGCCTGGATCGGCATTCTGAAGCCTGAAGGCCTGCTGACGGTGCTGTTCCAGTCGATCGGTCTTCTGGGGCCTGACCAGCAGGTCAATATCTTCCGCACCGAAACGGCGATCTTCATCGGCATCGTTTATTCCTATCTGCCCTTCATGGTGCTGCCGCTTTATTCGGCGCTGGAAAAACTCGACAATACGCTTCTGGAAGCGGCGGCCGACCTCGGCTGCCCGCCATGGAAGGCCTTCTGGAAGATCACTTTCCCGCTGTCGCTGCCGGGCGTGGTTGCCGGGTCGATGATCTGCTTCATCCCGATAACAGGCGAATTCGTCATTCCCGATCTGCTCGGCGGCGCGCAGACGCTGATGATCGGCAAGACGCTGTGGACGGAATTCTTCGGCAATCGCGACTGGCCATTGGCATCCGCCGTCGCCGTGCTGCTTCTGCTCCTGCTGGTGGTGCCCATCGCCATCTTCCAGAACCAGCAGAAGAAGGTGGGGTGA
- the aceA gene encoding isocitrate lyase, whose product MTDFYKLVPGAPQGRFDGIERTYTATDVERLRGSVEIRHSLAEMGANRLWKLINEENFVNALGALSGNQAMQMVRAGLKAIYLSGWQVAADANTASAMYPDQSLYPANAAPELAKRINRTLQRADQIETAEGKGLSVDTWFAPIVADAEAGFGGPLNAFEIMKAFIEAGAAGVHYEDQLASEKKCGHLGGKVLIPTAAHIRNLTAARLAADVMGVPTLVIARTDAEAAKLLTSDIDERDRPFVDYDTGRTVEGFYQVKNGLEPCIARAVAYAPYCDLIWCETSKPDLEQARRFAEGVHKVHPGKKLAYNCSPSFNWKKNLDDATIAKFQRELGAMGYKFQFITLAGFHQLNFGMFELARGYKDRQMAAYSELQEAEFAAEANGYTATKHQREVGTGYFDAVSLAISGGTSSTTAMKESTEHDQFRPAAE is encoded by the coding sequence ATGACGGATTTTTACAAGCTTGTTCCGGGCGCACCACAGGGACGTTTCGACGGCATCGAGCGCACCTACACCGCCACCGACGTGGAGCGGCTGCGCGGCTCCGTCGAAATCCGCCATTCGCTGGCCGAAATGGGCGCGAACCGGCTGTGGAAGCTGATCAACGAGGAGAATTTCGTCAATGCGCTCGGCGCGCTCTCGGGCAACCAGGCCATGCAGATGGTTCGTGCCGGGCTGAAGGCGATCTATCTGTCCGGCTGGCAGGTTGCGGCCGACGCCAACACGGCATCGGCAATGTATCCGGACCAGTCGCTTTATCCCGCCAATGCGGCGCCGGAGCTTGCCAAGCGCATCAACCGCACCCTGCAGCGCGCCGACCAGATCGAGACGGCGGAGGGCAAGGGTCTTTCGGTCGACACCTGGTTCGCGCCGATCGTTGCCGATGCGGAGGCCGGTTTCGGCGGCCCGCTCAACGCCTTCGAGATCATGAAGGCCTTTATCGAAGCGGGTGCGGCGGGCGTTCATTATGAGGACCAGCTGGCATCGGAAAAGAAGTGCGGCCATCTCGGCGGCAAGGTTCTGATCCCGACGGCGGCGCATATCCGCAACCTGACGGCGGCGCGGCTTGCGGCTGATGTCATGGGTGTACCGACGCTGGTTATCGCCCGCACGGATGCGGAGGCCGCCAAGCTTCTGACCTCCGACATCGACGAGCGCGACCGTCCCTTTGTGGATTACGATACCGGCCGCACCGTTGAGGGCTTCTATCAGGTCAAGAACGGTCTTGAACCCTGCATCGCCCGTGCGGTGGCCTATGCGCCCTATTGCGACCTGATCTGGTGCGAGACATCCAAGCCGGATCTCGAGCAGGCGCGCAGGTTTGCGGAAGGCGTGCACAAGGTACATCCCGGCAAGAAGCTCGCTTACAATTGCTCGCCGTCGTTCAACTGGAAAAAGAACCTCGACGACGCGACGATTGCCAAGTTCCAGCGGGAACTGGGAGCGATGGGCTACAAGTTCCAGTTCATCACCCTTGCCGGTTTCCACCAGCTGAATTTCGGCATGTTCGAACTGGCGCGCGGTTACAAGGACCGGCAGATGGCGGCCTATTCCGAGCTTCAGGAAGCGGAATTCGCTGCCGAGGCCAATGGTTACACCGCCACCAAGCACCAGCGCGAAGTCGGCACCGGCTATTTCGACGCCGTGTCTCTGGCGATCTCTGGCGGCACGTCTTCGACCACCGCCATGAAGGAATCCACCGAGCACGACCAGTTCCGCCCGGCGGCTGAATAA
- a CDS encoding LysR family transcriptional regulator, with protein sequence MKNVTWDSYQLFLDVSRSGGLTGAAALTGLSPATVGRRMVELEERIGKALFQRSQTGYALTADGRTLFDRLQAMENAARDIEGWQKASSASSVVRIAVGTWNAWLLTGNFSAICTDRDDFRIDLFIAEQRASLAHRENDIGIRAFEPQEKNLAAIRTGEVAYAPYRLRNAATTVADRWLAVAEENAISTYLRWPHENRNNEIVVTVNRPVALLDLVLAGAGVAVLPCFVGDADARLAREGEELESLRHNQWIVMNNDDRHRRDIRTVADRMTRLIKGHSDLYAGRKSRPA encoded by the coding sequence ATGAAAAACGTTACCTGGGATTCCTATCAGCTTTTCCTCGATGTGTCACGCAGCGGCGGCCTGACGGGTGCGGCGGCGCTGACGGGCTTGAGCCCCGCGACGGTGGGACGGCGCATGGTCGAGCTGGAGGAGCGCATCGGCAAGGCCCTGTTCCAGCGTAGCCAGACGGGATATGCCCTGACGGCGGATGGCCGCACGCTGTTCGACCGGCTTCAGGCGATGGAGAATGCGGCGAGGGACATCGAGGGATGGCAGAAGGCGTCGTCGGCCTCATCCGTCGTACGCATTGCCGTCGGCACCTGGAATGCCTGGCTGCTGACCGGGAATTTCTCCGCCATCTGCACCGACCGCGATGATTTCCGCATCGACCTTTTCATCGCCGAACAGCGGGCGTCTCTGGCCCATCGTGAAAACGACATCGGTATCCGCGCTTTCGAGCCGCAGGAAAAGAACCTTGCCGCCATCAGGACGGGGGAGGTGGCCTATGCACCCTACAGGCTGCGCAACGCCGCCACTACCGTCGCCGACCGCTGGCTGGCGGTGGCGGAGGAAAACGCCATTTCAACCTATCTGCGCTGGCCGCATGAAAATCGTAACAACGAGATCGTGGTAACGGTGAACCGGCCGGTGGCGCTTCTCGATCTGGTGCTGGCCGGGGCGGGGGTCGCCGTGCTTCCCTGTTTTGTGGGCGATGCGGATGCGCGGCTCGCTCGGGAAGGCGAAGAGCTGGAGAGCCTTCGCCACAACCAATGGATCGTCATGAACAATGACGATCGCCACCGCCGCGATATCAGGACGGTGGCGGACCGGATGACCCGTCTGATCAAGGGACATTCCGATTTATATGCCGGGCGCAAGAGCCGCCCCGCATAG
- a CDS encoding polyamine ABC transporter substrate-binding protein: protein MKNRSLRLTLALTTALVAAGSAMAQEKVVHVYNWSDYIDESVLADFTKETGIKVVYDVFDSNELVETKLLAGSSGYDVVVPTGPFLARQINAGVFQKLDKSKLPNLKNMWPEVSERLAKYDPGNEYAVNYMWGTTGIGYNVAKVKAALGDVPIDSWDIIFKPENAEKLKSCGINILDASDETFAIAMNYIGKNPDSKETADLEAGGDVYMKIRPYVKTFNSSAYIDELANGDSCITIGWSGDILQAKSRAEEAKNGVEVNYVIPKEGTYMWFDNLAIPADAKNVEEAHAFINYLMRPEVIAKASNYVQYANGNLASQALMDESVAKNPAVYPDAETMKKLFTISPYGPKEQRVLNRVWTQIKTGS, encoded by the coding sequence ATGAAAAACCGTTCTCTCCGCCTGACCTTGGCTCTCACCACCGCGCTCGTTGCAGCAGGCTCGGCAATGGCCCAGGAGAAGGTCGTCCACGTCTATAACTGGTCGGATTATATCGACGAATCAGTGCTTGCCGATTTCACCAAGGAAACCGGCATCAAGGTTGTCTATGACGTGTTCGACAGCAACGAGCTTGTGGAAACCAAGCTTCTGGCCGGCAGCTCCGGTTATGATGTCGTGGTGCCGACCGGCCCCTTCCTTGCCCGCCAGATCAATGCCGGCGTGTTCCAGAAACTCGACAAGTCCAAGTTGCCGAATCTGAAGAACATGTGGCCTGAGGTTTCCGAGCGTCTGGCGAAATACGACCCCGGCAACGAATATGCCGTGAACTACATGTGGGGCACCACCGGCATCGGTTATAACGTCGCCAAGGTAAAGGCCGCGCTCGGTGATGTTCCGATTGATAGCTGGGATATCATTTTCAAGCCGGAAAATGCCGAAAAGCTGAAATCCTGCGGCATCAATATACTCGATGCGTCGGACGAAACCTTTGCCATTGCCATGAACTATATCGGCAAGAATCCGGACAGCAAGGAAACCGCCGATCTCGAGGCGGGCGGCGATGTCTACATGAAGATTCGCCCCTATGTGAAAACCTTCAATTCTTCCGCCTATATCGATGAACTGGCGAATGGCGACAGCTGCATCACCATCGGCTGGTCGGGCGATATCCTGCAGGCGAAGAGCCGCGCCGAGGAAGCCAAGAACGGCGTCGAGGTGAACTACGTCATCCCGAAGGAAGGCACCTATATGTGGTTCGACAACCTTGCCATCCCGGCGGATGCCAAGAATGTCGAGGAAGCGCACGCTTTCATCAACTATCTGATGCGGCCGGAAGTCATCGCCAAGGCGTCGAACTACGTTCAATACGCCAATGGCAACCTTGCTTCGCAGGCGCTGATGGATGAGTCCGTTGCCAAGAACCCGGCGGTCTATCCCGATGCCGAGACGATGAAGAAGCTCTTCACCATCTCGCCCTACGGACCGAAGGAACAGCGCGTGCTGAACCGCGTCTGGACGCAGATAAAGACCGGCAGCTGA
- a CDS encoding short-chain fatty acyl-CoA regulator family protein has protein sequence MSENKIFAGPRVRRIRNGLALTQTAMAEALAISPSYLNLIERNQRPLTVQLLLKLASVYKVDLDDLQGESAGSAGQLREVFADPLLSGEVPSPQELIEVADAAPNAASGVLKLYRAYREQAQRLSDLSDLLAREGHETALSSTRLPIDEVRHVFENRPAYFHTIDAAAEELHKQLSSGDDLASGLRAWLQKNHGIVVRTLPVHAMPNLRRRYDRHSMRLFLSERLSQPDQLREMAMETCLLALREEIGTELEALGLKGEEARRIARFELARYAAHALMMPYGAFLSAAQRAKYDLDVLRSRFNVSFEQAANRLVSLQRPSAAAIPFFLMEIDNAGNRFRLAGASGFPRARFGGLCPRLNIHAAFAQPGQVLVEAVEMPDGDAFLTVSRTLEGPQAGFGERVRRTAVLLGCDLAQAGDTVYGPAASGAAPVAVGPSCRLCERQGCLSRAEAPLTRPLGLDEMVTGLSVFDFQ, from the coding sequence GTGTCGGAAAACAAGATTTTTGCTGGCCCGCGCGTGCGCCGCATTCGCAACGGTCTCGCGCTGACGCAGACGGCCATGGCCGAGGCGCTGGCGATCTCGCCGTCCTATCTCAATCTCATCGAGCGCAACCAGCGGCCGCTCACCGTGCAGCTGCTTTTGAAACTCGCCTCCGTCTACAAGGTCGATCTGGATGACCTGCAGGGAGAGAGCGCCGGTTCCGCCGGGCAGCTGCGCGAGGTCTTCGCCGATCCGCTGCTTTCGGGTGAGGTGCCGTCGCCGCAGGAGCTGATCGAGGTTGCCGATGCCGCGCCCAATGCGGCAAGCGGCGTCCTCAAGCTTTACCGGGCCTACCGGGAACAGGCGCAGCGCCTTTCCGATCTCTCCGATCTTTTGGCGCGCGAGGGACATGAAACGGCGCTTTCCTCCACCCGCCTGCCGATTGACGAGGTGCGCCACGTCTTTGAAAATCGGCCGGCCTATTTTCACACCATCGATGCGGCGGCGGAAGAACTCCATAAACAACTGTCGTCAGGCGATGATCTCGCCTCCGGTCTGCGCGCATGGCTACAGAAAAACCACGGCATCGTGGTCCGCACCCTGCCGGTACACGCCATGCCCAATCTGCGGCGGCGTTATGATCGCCATTCCATGCGGCTGTTTTTATCCGAGCGCCTGTCGCAGCCGGATCAGCTCAGGGAAATGGCGATGGAGACCTGTCTTCTGGCGCTTCGCGAAGAGATCGGTACGGAACTGGAGGCGCTTGGCCTGAAGGGTGAGGAAGCGCGGCGCATCGCCCGTTTCGAGCTGGCACGATATGCCGCCCACGCGCTAATGATGCCGTATGGCGCATTCCTGAGCGCCGCCCAGCGTGCCAAATATGACCTTGATGTCCTGCGTTCGCGTTTCAACGTCTCTTTCGAACAGGCGGCCAACCGCCTTGTCAGCCTGCAACGGCCGTCAGCCGCGGCGATCCCGTTTTTCCTGATGGAGATCGACAATGCCGGCAACCGTTTCCGCCTTGCAGGGGCCAGCGGTTTTCCAAGGGCGCGTTTTGGCGGCCTCTGTCCGCGTCTCAACATCCATGCCGCTTTCGCCCAGCCGGGACAGGTGCTGGTGGAGGCGGTGGAGATGCCGGATGGCGACGCGTTCCTGACCGTTTCGCGTACGCTGGAAGGTCCGCAGGCGGGTTTCGGCGAAAGGGTGCGACGAACGGCCGTGCTTCTCGGCTGCGATCTCGCCCAGGCCGGAGACACCGTCTACGGCCCTGCCGCCTCGGGTGCTGCGCCCGTCGCCGTCGGCCCTTCGTGCCGGCTGTGCGAAAGGCAGGGCTGTCTGTCGCGGGCGGAAGCGCCGCTGACGCGGCCTTTGGGACTCGATGAAATGGTCACCGGCCTCAGTGTTTTCGACTTCCAGTAG
- a CDS encoding iron ABC transporter permease, protein MTVSLPVTKRVSVLPITAVIVAVIAAMPILAIFWLALTGSTEGWQHLLANVLPRAGFRTFLLLAMTAATTAFFGIACAWLVTTFEFPLRRIFSAALVLPLAIPSYLAAYAFGEFLDFTGPVQSALRAAFGYHSIRDYWFPDIRSLGGAVIVLSSVLYPYVYLSARAAFSMQGRFAAEAARTLGAKPLNVFFSVQLPMARPAIAIGLSLVLMETLNDIGAVEYLGVQTLTFTIYETWLNRGNLANATQIAAVILIIVGALIFIERNAREKQRFGAPKATSMAQRHRLKTLAGWQRWCASLFCFLPVASGFLIPVIVLGGYAAKRLDALFAPKLLKALGHSLEVSLSAAFVTLIAAFVFSYAMRTERSGISKAAARFGSMGYGVPGTVLAIGVLIPLAGLDNGVDGFIRSHFGFSSGLLLSGTAFAIIYAHSVRFMTMAEGTLDAGFQKLSPHIDMASRTLGRNRLQTLFKVLLPNMRPAALTAFLLVLIESMKELPATILLRPFGFNTLATLVYEDASRSRVQDAAVPAIIIIIAGLVPVLLVSKSMDHPENG, encoded by the coding sequence ATGACGGTTTCCCTTCCAGTGACAAAACGCGTTTCGGTGCTGCCGATCACGGCGGTGATCGTCGCGGTCATTGCCGCCATGCCCATTCTGGCGATCTTCTGGCTGGCGCTGACCGGCAGCACGGAGGGTTGGCAGCATCTTCTCGCCAACGTCCTGCCGCGTGCCGGGTTTCGCACCTTTCTGCTGCTGGCGATGACGGCGGCGACGACGGCCTTTTTCGGCATCGCCTGCGCCTGGCTCGTCACCACATTCGAATTTCCATTGCGGCGGATATTTTCGGCTGCCCTCGTGCTGCCGCTCGCCATTCCCTCCTATCTGGCCGCCTATGCCTTCGGTGAATTTCTCGATTTCACCGGTCCGGTGCAGAGCGCCCTCCGTGCGGCCTTCGGTTATCACAGCATCCGCGACTACTGGTTCCCCGATATCCGCTCGCTTGGCGGCGCCGTGATTGTTCTGAGCTCGGTGCTTTACCCTTATGTCTATCTGTCGGCCCGCGCCGCCTTTTCCATGCAGGGACGCTTTGCGGCCGAAGCGGCCCGCACGCTTGGCGCAAAACCGCTGAACGTTTTCTTTTCCGTGCAATTGCCGATGGCGCGGCCCGCAATCGCCATCGGGCTGTCACTGGTGCTGATGGAGACGCTGAACGATATCGGCGCGGTCGAATATCTCGGCGTGCAGACGCTGACCTTCACCATCTATGAGACCTGGCTCAATCGCGGTAATCTCGCCAATGCGACACAGATCGCCGCTGTTATCCTCATCATCGTCGGCGCGCTGATCTTCATCGAACGCAATGCGCGTGAAAAACAGCGTTTCGGCGCACCCAAGGCGACCAGCATGGCGCAGCGCCACCGGCTGAAGACGCTGGCCGGCTGGCAACGGTGGTGCGCGAGCCTGTTCTGCTTCCTGCCCGTGGCAAGCGGTTTTCTCATTCCCGTCATCGTGCTGGGCGGTTATGCCGCCAAGAGGCTCGACGCTCTATTCGCCCCGAAGCTCCTGAAAGCGCTTGGACACAGCCTCGAAGTCTCGCTTTCGGCCGCCTTCGTGACGCTGATTGCGGCTTTCGTATTTTCCTATGCCATGCGCACCGAGCGCTCGGGCATATCGAAGGCCGCCGCCCGCTTCGGCTCCATGGGATATGGCGTGCCGGGAACAGTGCTTGCCATCGGCGTGCTCATTCCGCTGGCGGGCCTCGATAATGGCGTCGACGGTTTCATCCGTTCCCATTTCGGCTTTTCCAGCGGGCTGCTGCTTTCCGGCACCGCGTTTGCCATCATCTATGCCCATAGCGTGCGTTTCATGACCATGGCCGAAGGCACGCTCGATGCCGGTTTCCAGAAGCTTTCGCCACATATCGACATGGCCTCGCGAACGCTCGGGCGCAACCGGCTGCAGACGCTGTTCAAGGTGCTGTTGCCGAACATGCGCCCGGCGGCGCTCACCGCCTTTCTTCTGGTGCTGATCGAATCCATGAAGGAACTGCCGGCGACTATCCTGCTCCGGCCTTTCGGTTTCAACACGCTGGCCACGCTGGTTTATGAGGACGCATCCCGCTCCAGGGTGCAGGATGCCGCCGTACCGGCGATCATCATCATCATTGCCGGGCTTGTTCCCGTGCTTCTGGTCTCGAAATCGATGGATCATCCTGAAAACGGCTAA
- a CDS encoding ABC transporter ATP-binding protein — MAKTLGPVKRKFSPWDNPDAVPFIRFENVTKRFGDFVAVNNLTLDIYEREFFSLLGPSGCGKTTLMRMLAGFEEPTEGRILLQGKDISGVPPYKRPTNMMFQSYALFPHMSVEKNVAFGLEQDGLPKADIAARVEEMLRLVKLTEFARRKPSQLSGGQRQRVALARSLAKRPKVLLLDEPLGALDKKLREETQFELMDIQTNLGLTFLIVTHDQEEAMTVSDRIAVMDKGIVVQVATPAEIYEAPNSRYVADFIGDINIFDAKVVANASDIGKPGLVTLDCEGLKVAVEQECAAATGSQVAYAIRPEKVRISLDQPADSSVNSAYGEVWDIGYLGDFSVFIVKLADGRVLRAAQANVSRLVDRPITFGDMVWLNWKPDSGLVLTR, encoded by the coding sequence ATGGCGAAAACTCTGGGGCCGGTCAAACGCAAATTCAGCCCGTGGGACAACCCCGATGCGGTTCCCTTCATCCGTTTTGAGAATGTCACCAAGCGTTTCGGCGATTTTGTCGCCGTCAACAATCTGACGCTCGATATTTACGAGCGCGAGTTCTTCTCGCTGCTCGGTCCCTCCGGTTGCGGCAAGACCACGCTGATGCGTATGCTGGCCGGTTTCGAGGAGCCGACCGAAGGGCGCATCCTGCTGCAGGGCAAGGATATTTCCGGCGTGCCGCCCTATAAGCGCCCCACCAACATGATGTTCCAGTCCTACGCGCTTTTCCCGCATATGTCGGTGGAAAAGAACGTCGCTTTCGGTCTGGAGCAGGACGGTTTGCCCAAGGCGGACATCGCCGCCCGCGTTGAGGAGATGCTGCGGCTCGTCAAGCTCACGGAATTCGCAAGGCGCAAGCCAAGCCAGCTTTCCGGCGGCCAGCGGCAGCGCGTGGCGCTGGCCCGGTCGCTCGCCAAGCGGCCGAAGGTGCTTTTGCTGGACGAACCGCTCGGTGCGCTCGACAAGAAGCTGCGTGAGGAAACGCAGTTCGAGCTGATGGACATCCAGACCAATCTCGGTCTCACCTTCCTCATCGTCACGCACGATCAGGAAGAGGCGATGACGGTGTCGGACCGCATCGCTGTCATGGACAAGGGTATCGTCGTGCAGGTGGCGACACCCGCCGAGATATATGAAGCACCGAACAGCCGCTACGTGGCTGACTTCATCGGCGACATCAATATTTTCGACGCGAAGGTCGTCGCCAATGCCTCCGATATCGGTAAGCCCGGCCTCGTGACGCTGGATTGCGAAGGGCTGAAGGTGGCGGTGGAACAGGAATGCGCGGCGGCAACCGGCAGTCAGGTCGCTTACGCCATCCGCCCGGAAAAAGTCCGCATCTCGCTCGACCAGCCCGCCGACAGCAGCGTCAATTCCGCCTATGGCGAGGTCTGGGATATCGGTTATCTCGGCGACTTCTCCGTCTTCATCGTCAAGCTTGCCGATGGCCGCGTCCTCCGCGCCGCGCAGGCGAATGTTTCGCGTCTCGTGGATCGTCCGATCACCTTCGGCGACATGGTGTGGCTGAACTGGAAGCCGGATTCCGGCCTCGTCCTGACGCGCTGA